CAGCGAGATCGTGTCGGGCGCCGACGCACTCGCCTCCTGATCAGACTGCACCACCATTCCCACGCCGGAGCACGCTCCGGTCGAGCGAAGCGAGGCCAGACATGACCGCCACCACCGTCGACGCCACGGCGACCGACTCCGGCGCGCCCGGAGTGGGCAGGGTCGCCCGCGTGATCGGCCCCGTCGTGGACATCGAGTTCCCGTCGGACCAGATCCCCGAGATGTACAACGCCCTCACGGTCGACATCGACCTGTCCTCGCAGGGCGAGAGCGAGGGCATGTTCACGATGACCCTCGAGGTCGCCCAGCACCTGGGTGACTCGCTCGTCCGGGCGATCGCCCTCAAGCCCACCGACGGCCTGGTCCGCGGCGCGCTGGTCACCGACACGGGCGCCCCCATCAGCGTCCCCGTCGGAGAGATCACCAAGGGCCACGTCTTCAACGTGACCGGCGAGGTGCTCAACCTGGCCGAGGGCGAGAAGTTCGAGGTCACCGAGCGCTGGCCCATCCACCGCAAGCCCCCGGCCTTCGACCAGCTCGAGTCGAAGACGCAGATGTTCGAGACCGGCATCAAGGTCATCGACCTGCTCACGCCGTACGTGCTCGGCGGGAAGATCGGCCTCTTCGGCGGCGCGGGCGTCGGCAAGACGGTCCTCATCCAGGAGATGATCCAGCGCGTCGCGCAGGACCACGGCGGCGTGTCCGTGTTCGCCGGCGTCGGCGAGCGCACGCGTGAGGGCAACGACCTCATCGTCGAGATGGAGGAGGCGGGCGTCTTCGACAAGACCGCCCTCGTCTTCGGCCAGATGGACGAGCCGCCGGGCACGCGTCTTCGCGTGGCGCTGTCCGCCCTCACCATGGCGGAGTACTTCCGCGACGTGCAGAACCAGGACGTGCTGCTCTTCATCGACAACATCTTCCGGTTCACGCAGGCCGGCTCCGAGGTCTCCACGCTGCTCGGCCGCATGCCGTCCGCGGTCGGCTACCAGCCGAACCTCGCCGACGAGATGGGCATGCTCCAGGAGCGCATCACCTCGACGCGTGGTCACTCCATCACGTCGCTGCAGGCCATCTACGTGCCCGCCGACGACTACACCGACCCGGCCCCGGCCACGACGTTCGCGCACCTCGACGCGACGACCGAGCTCAGCCGTGACATCGCCTCGCGCGGCCTCTACCCGGCTGTCGACCCGCTGGCCTCGACCAGCCGCATCCTCGACCCCCGCTACGTGGGCCAGGCGCACTACGACACGGCCACCCGCGTGAAGTCGATCCTGCAGCGCAACAAGGAGCTCCAGGACATCATCGCGATCCTCGGTGTGGACGAGCTCTCCGAGGAGGACAAGACGGTCGTCGCGCGTGCGCGCCGGATCGAGCAGTTCCTCTCGCAGAACACGTACATGGCGGAGAAGTTCACGGGCGTCGTCGGCTCGACGGTGCCGGTCTCGGAGACCGTCGAGGCGTTCTCGAAGATCGCGGACGGCGAGTTCGACCACGTCGCCGAGCAGGCCTTCTTCAACATCGGCGGCCTCGAGGACCTCGAGCGCAACTGGGCGCGGATCCAGAAGGAGTACGGCGTCTGACGACGTCCCATTCCCCCGTCCCCCCATCTGTGAAGGAGTGAGCGTGGCAGAGCTCGAG
The sequence above is a segment of the Cellulomonas chengniuliangii genome. Coding sequences within it:
- the atpD gene encoding F0F1 ATP synthase subunit beta, translating into MTATTVDATATDSGAPGVGRVARVIGPVVDIEFPSDQIPEMYNALTVDIDLSSQGESEGMFTMTLEVAQHLGDSLVRAIALKPTDGLVRGALVTDTGAPISVPVGEITKGHVFNVTGEVLNLAEGEKFEVTERWPIHRKPPAFDQLESKTQMFETGIKVIDLLTPYVLGGKIGLFGGAGVGKTVLIQEMIQRVAQDHGGVSVFAGVGERTREGNDLIVEMEEAGVFDKTALVFGQMDEPPGTRLRVALSALTMAEYFRDVQNQDVLLFIDNIFRFTQAGSEVSTLLGRMPSAVGYQPNLADEMGMLQERITSTRGHSITSLQAIYVPADDYTDPAPATTFAHLDATTELSRDIASRGLYPAVDPLASTSRILDPRYVGQAHYDTATRVKSILQRNKELQDIIAILGVDELSEEDKTVVARARRIEQFLSQNTYMAEKFTGVVGSTVPVSETVEAFSKIADGEFDHVAEQAFFNIGGLEDLERNWARIQKEYGV